A window of Hevea brasiliensis isolate MT/VB/25A 57/8 chromosome 14, ASM3005281v1, whole genome shotgun sequence contains these coding sequences:
- the LOC131173105 gene encoding uncharacterized protein LOC131173105 → MTHLKRVAPADWRRVAARIISQGYLDFVMELQVAFNRHDSIWVIVDKLHKIAHFIPVRANYFVDKLAQVNVAEIIRLHKTPVTIVFDRGPQFTLRFWHFLLNE, encoded by the coding sequence ATGACCCATCTTAAAAGAGTTGCACCAGCTGATTGGAGAAGGGTTGCAGCTAGAATTATCAGCCAAGGGTACTTGGATTTTGTTATGGAGTTACAAGTCGCCTTTAACAGACATGACTcaatatgggttatagtggaTAAGTTACACAAGATTGCTCACTTTATTCCTGTTAGAGCTAACTACTTTGTGGATAAGTTAGCCCAGGTGAATGTAGCGGAGATAATCAGGTTGCATAAAACTCCAGTAACAATAGTCTTCGACAGAGGACCACAGTTCACTTTAAGGTTTTGGCACTTTCTTCTAAATGAATAA